In Chryseobacterium gleum, a single genomic region encodes these proteins:
- a CDS encoding HlyD family secretion protein, translating into MENKEQTTQNTTPTPAENKKKKNKTNKIRAIISNIIVFLVIGFGLFWLIREYFHIGNKTYTEAAQVEEFINPINTRVSAYIKEIKFIEHQHVKKGDTLVILDDREILTQLGQAEAAYQNAMAQKTATSSSVNTVSNNINVMQSNIAGAKARLWNAEQNLNRYKNLLAAEAVTRQQYDQVKTEYDAQKAAYETLVNQKQSANLSTTEVKSRLGINDAEIKRTKSALDMAKINLSYTVITAPYDGVMGRRTISEGQLIQPGQQVATIVLNGQKWVTANFLESQMPNIRIGEKISMTADALGGKKFEGVVTAVSAATGSRYSSVPTDNSTGNFIKVQQRIPVRIEFTASNKKEDLDKLSAGMNMNVNIGQ; encoded by the coding sequence ATGGAAAACAAGGAACAAACTACTCAAAATACTACACCAACTCCTGCGGAGAATAAAAAAAAGAAAAATAAAACCAATAAAATCAGAGCCATCATTTCCAATATCATCGTTTTTCTGGTGATCGGTTTCGGACTATTCTGGTTAATTCGTGAATATTTCCATATCGGAAACAAAACTTATACGGAAGCGGCGCAGGTAGAGGAATTTATTAATCCTATCAATACAAGGGTTTCGGCCTACATCAAAGAAATTAAGTTCATTGAACATCAGCATGTAAAAAAAGGAGATACACTGGTGATACTGGATGACCGTGAAATCCTTACTCAATTGGGGCAGGCAGAAGCAGCTTATCAGAATGCGATGGCACAAAAAACAGCAACAAGTTCTTCTGTCAATACGGTTTCCAACAATATCAACGTCATGCAGTCTAATATTGCAGGGGCAAAAGCAAGATTATGGAATGCAGAACAGAATTTAAACCGATATAAAAATCTTCTTGCTGCTGAAGCTGTTACCAGACAGCAGTATGATCAGGTAAAAACAGAGTATGATGCACAAAAAGCTGCTTATGAGACTTTAGTCAATCAAAAACAATCTGCCAATCTCTCTACTACTGAAGTGAAAAGCAGGCTTGGAATTAATGATGCGGAGATTAAAAGAACGAAATCAGCTCTGGATATGGCGAAAATTAATCTTTCATATACTGTGATTACCGCACCTTATGATGGAGTAATGGGAAGGAGAACGATTTCTGAAGGACAATTAATCCAGCCTGGGCAACAGGTGGCAACAATCGTTCTGAATGGTCAGAAATGGGTAACAGCCAACTTCCTGGAAAGCCAGATGCCGAATATCAGAATCGGTGAGAAAATTTCCATGACAGCAGATGCTTTAGGCGGAAAAAAATTCGAAGGCGTAGTAACAGCTGTTTCTGCTGCTACCGGGTCACGATATTCAAGTGTGCCTACAGATAATTCTACCGGAAACTTTATTAAAGTACAGCAGAGAATACCTGTAAGAATAGAGTTTACAGCTTCCAATAAAAAAGAAGATCTGGATAAACTGAGCGCCGGAATGAAT